From Triticum aestivum cultivar Chinese Spring chromosome 4A, IWGSC CS RefSeq v2.1, whole genome shotgun sequence, a single genomic window includes:
- the LOC123083301 gene encoding probable carboxylesterase 5 has product MPANKTSPANQKDGRNISVDMYPFIRKYKDGSIERFLRSPFVLASPDQGGNRGVATKDVVVDKATGVSVRLFLPSRAADTAGRNRLPLVIYVHGGSFCTESAFGRTYHRYATSLAASAGALVVSLEYRLAREFPIPAAYDDSWAALQWAASLSDPWLASYADPARTFLAGDSAGGNIVYHTAVRASHEINDDMMDVAGLIIVHPYFWGAKRLPSELACADDSQGAAVVFPPYGVDRLWPFVTAGQAGNDDPWIDLPTSEISSLACRRVLVTVAGKDTLRERGLDLAARMRDHDAPWPWMMQGRREVTVEESEGEDHGFHLYSPLRPTSKRLMGSIVEFINQQPNSSPGNRMVLGVPTTPFNDVFGYGMAMKSWGTRSSMATSMKIGRVGPSNKISVRLPMPAGNAHHKHPLSAPVPWGCVINKFF; this is encoded by the coding sequence ATGCCTGCAAACAAGACTTCTCCAGCGAATCAGAAGGACGGACGTAACATCTCTGTTGACATGTACCCGTTCATACGCAAGTACAAGGACGGCAGCATCGAGCGTTTCCTACGCAGTCCATTCGTGCTGGCGTCGCCGGATCAGGGCGGCAACCGCGGGGTGGCCACGAAGGACGTCGTCGTCGACAAGGCCACCGGCGTGTCTGTTCGGCTGTTCCTCCCGTCGCGTGCCGCCGACACCGCAGGCAGGAACCGGCTTCCCCTCGTCATCTACGTCCATGGCGGCTCGTTCTGCACGGAGAGCGCTTTCGGCCGGACGTACCACCGCTACGCGACCTCCCTCGCCGCCAGCGCCGGGGCCCTAGTCGTGTCGCTGGAGTACCGTCTGGCGCGGGAGTTCCCCATACCTGCGGCCTACGACGATTCGTGGGCCGCGCTCCAGTGGGCGGCGTCCTTGTCCGACCCGTGGCTGGCCAGCTACGCCGACCCTGCGCGCACGTTCCTGGCCGGCGACAGCGCCGGCGGCAACATCGTTTACCACACGGCAGTCCGCGCCAGCCACGAAATCAACGACGACATGATGGACGTTGCGGGGTTGATCATAGTGCATCCTTACTTCTGGGGAGCCAAGCGGCTGCCCTCGGAGCTCGCGTGTGCGGACGACAGCCAGGGCGCCGCGGTGGTGTTCCCACCGTACGGGGTGGACCGGCTGTGGCCGTTCGTCACGGCCGGCCAGGCCGGCAACGACGACCCCTGGATCGATCTTCCGACCTCGGAGATCTCATCGCTGGCTTGCCGCCGCGTGCTCGTGACCGTGGCTGGAAAGGACACTCTGCGCGAGCGTGGCCTCGACCTGGCGGCCCGCATGCGTGATCACGACGCGCCGTGGCCTTGGATGATGCAGGGGCGCCGCGAGGTGACGGTGGAGGAGTCGGAGGGCGAGGACCACGGCTTCCACCTCTACAGTCCGCTGAGGCCCACCAGCAAGAGGCTTATGGGGAGCATCGTGGAGTTCATAAACCAGCAGCCCAACTCGTCGCCTGGTAATCGTATGGTGCTTGGCGTGCCCACGACGCCGTTTAACGACGTGTTTGGGTATGGCATGGCCATGAAGTCCTGGGGCACACGCTCCAGTATGGCTACTTCCATGAAAATTGGAAGAGTTGGGCCATCCAACAAAATCTCAGTTCGACTGCCGATGCCTGCTGGCAACGCTCATCACAAACATCCATTATCTGCTCCGGTTCCGTGGGGTTGTGTGATCAACAAGTTTTTCTAG